Within the Spirochaetales bacterium genome, the region GGGTATGTTTCTATTATATAGATTCATAAAGGGGGGCACCCATGAAAACAAAGAGAATGGAGGGATCCCCTGCGGTACTTGTAGCGGCGGGTTTTATCATCGGGTATGCGTTTCTTCACCCGGCCTCTCTGGTTGTCGTCTGCCTTTTTGAAAAAGACGTTTTCGATTTTTTCGCGATTGTGATTGAATCCTTTTCCGTTTCACATCTCGCCATGGGGGCGTATTTCGCCGTTATCGGGGCGCTTCTCGGCGGGATCGTCGCCGTCTACCTTGTAAGTCTGAGAAAGACGAATGTGAAGTTGTTTGATATCAACAACGGCCTCAAACGCCAGAACGAGAAGTTGCGGCAAAAAGTATCGGCGTCAAAAACGGGTAATGAAGTGCTTCTGAAAAAAATCCGGCCGGTACTGAACAGGATTGAAAACGGCGTGGATATAATCAGCAATAAAAGCGCGGGCGGACTGAATCTCCGCCAGACGGCGCTGCTAAAGATTACAAAGGACAATATCGATCGTTTATACGAGGTTATCGAATCGCTTGTTCTGGGCTCCCCCGGCCGCTGCGACAATGCCGGCGGGGCATAGCTGCTGACCCTCGCTTACACCGCATAGTCCGTTTTTTATCTTCACGTCTATGGATACATGACGGCAGGGGCTGTCTTGTATTCTCATACAATAAATAATGCGGATAACAGTCAATGATAACGTGAATGAAAGTATATAAAAAAGGAACGGCTAAAGGTAATAATGAAAGGAGTGTGAATAGATGAGAGAAAAAGAAAGGATTTGAAATGAATACACATGACATGAATGACCATACCGGGCATGATGGAAATAACAACCATGGTCACCACGAAATGGACATTAACGGGTCTCGCCATTCAGGGCACGGCGGCGGCCACGTCGCGCATCACCGGATGATGATCATGGATTTCCGCAGGCGTTTTTACGTATCCCTGTTCGCCACCATTCCGGTATTGATTTTATCGGACTTTATACAGAATTTGCTGCACTATTCTCTCATTATTCCCGGTTCAAGGTATATCGTTTTCACCCTCTCCACGTTTATCTATTTTTACGGGGGCTGGCCTTTTCTGAAAGGCTTCAAGGATGAACTCTCCAAAAAGCTTCCGGGAATGATGACGCTTATTGCGGTTGCGATAAGTGTCGCGTATGCGTACAGCGGAGTCGTCACATTCGGGTTCGAAGGAACTCCCTTTTACTGGGAGCTCGCGACCCTTATCGATATCATGCTCGCGGGTCACTGGATAGAAATGCGGTCGGTGGTAAGCGCTTCGGCAGCTTTGGAAAAGCTCGCCGGTCTCATGCCGGATATCGCCCACCGTAAAACGGGAGACGCGATAAACGACGTTCCCCTCAAGGAAATAAAAAAGGATGACGTGATTGTGGTAAAGCCGGGAGAAAAGATTCCGTCGGACGGTATCGTCGTCGCCGGAACCGGGTATGTGAACGAATCGATGCTTACCGGTGAGGCACGCCCCGTTAAAAAGGGAGAAGGGGACAGACTCGTCGGCGGTTCATTGAATGACGACGCTTCGTTCGAAATGCGCGTTTCGGGAACCGGAGAAGATTCATATCTTGCGAAGGTCGTCGCCATGGTACGGGATGCGCAGGCCGAAAAATCTCGGACACAGGCGTTATCCGACAAGGCGGCGATGTGGCTGACGATTATCGCAATCGCAGTCGGAATAACGACGTTGATCGCGTGGCTTCTTTCGGGCCGCGGACTCCAGTTTTCAATCGCGAGGATGGCTACGGTGATGGTGATTACCTGTCCCCACGCGCTCGGGCTTGCAATCCCCCTGGTAGCGGCGCGGTCGACCGCCCTGTCCGCGCGAAACGGCCTCCTGATTCGAAACCGGACGGCCTTCGAGAACTCCAGAAAAATAACGACCGTTCTTTTCGACAAGACGGGAACACTCACGAAAGGCAGTTTCGAGGTCTCGGATGTCGCCGTATATGACGGGGCGTTCGATGAGCGGTCGGTAATCGGGCTTGCTGCCGCCCTCGAAACACAATCGGGACATCCGATCGCAAAAGGCATCGTCGAAAAGGCGAAAGCGATGGGGGTGCGTATCGAGCCTGTGTCGCAATTCAGGGAAATCAAGGGCAGGGGGGTGGAAGGATCGGTTGACGGCAGAAGGGTCATCGTCGCCGGTCCGGGGTATTTGAAGGAGACGGGATTACAGGAACCGGGCGGGGGAGAAAAGAGTACGGGGGAAACGCGCGTTTTTTTGATTGCAGACGATAAACCGGTCGGTTCTATCGCCCTTTCGGATGCGATACGTCCCGAATCCCGTAAAGCGATTAAAAAACTCAAGGACAGGGGAATCGAATGCCTGATGATGACGGGTGACAATCGTTGGGCGGCGGAAAAAGTAAGCGGGGAACTCGGCATGGACGGTTTCTTCGCCGAAGTGCTGCCGGATCAGAAACTTGAGAAGGTCAGGGAATTACAGGAGCGGGGCGAGTATGTGGCGGTGACCGGTGACGGGGTGAATGACGCGCCGGCCCTCGCGCAGGCACAGGTCGGGATCGCCGTCGGGAGCGGAACGGATGTCGCGGCGGAAACCGCCGATATCGTTCTCGTCAACAATAATCCCCTCGATGTCGCTGAGCTTATTCTCTTCGGCAGGGCGACCTACCGTAAAATGGTACAGAATCTTGTCTGGGCGACCGGTTATAATGTCGTGGCCATTCCCCTCGCGGCCGGCGTGTTATACGGGGCCGGGTTTGTTCTCTCTCCGGAGATCGGCGCGCTTCTCATGTCGCTGAGTACCGTGGTCGTCGCGGTCAACGCCGGGTTTATCAAAATCAGAAAGGATTGACGGGGCGATTCGTTTCGGCGGCCCGTCAATCCTCAAAGTGAAGCGAGATTCCGGCTGCTCCGCCCCTCAGGGGGCGACGTATTTGTCCGGTTCCTTTTCAAAAGCGGCTTTGCATCCCGGTGAGCAGAAGTAATACGTCTTGTTTTTATACGTCGCTTTTATTCCTGTTTTTTTCGGATCGACATCCATTCCGCATATGATATCTTTTTCCATAATGTAATTCCTCCTTTCTAAAGGATATCCTGTTTCAATGCATCGAATTCTTCCTTCGTTATTTCGCCTTTCGCCAGTCTGGCCTTCAGAATTTCGAGGGGAGCGGGCCCTGCATGTTTTCCGCGGCGAAAGACGGCCACGATGACGGTGACTACTCCGGCAAGAATGAGAACGATAAGAGGCCACCACCACCATTGAAAGAGGAACGGATGCATTCCTCCGCCGTAGTACCCGTATCCGCCCATCATCGGCATTCCCCCCATCATCCCGCGGTACTCCCTGCCGCGGAAGCCTCCGCCCGTAAGGTACCGGTATCCCATCATTCTGTGCATCGCCTCGAGGCTTTCGGAATCCTCTCCTCCCATCATTCTGTCCATCCACTCGTGCTGCCTTTCATCCGGTACCATCAGGTTCATGTATGCTTCTCCGAGTTTTTCCAGAAGCGGGTCGCTTACCTCCTCCGGGTCGATCTCCCTGTTCAGATTCACCCCCTGTTCGGCTCTGATCTCCCCGAGTACGTCGTCGACACTGAGATCGTGCGAGCCTTCGTCCGCGGAGAGGAAGAACGGCGTCATAACGATCAATATCATAGGAATAAAAACACTTTTATAAAACGTCATGATACACCTCCTTGTGTGAAGATCATTAATAGCAATGTACTATACCCCGGTAGAGTAGTCAAGCCGACCCTGGCGCCGCACTACATAAAAAATCATCACAATTCTTGAGGAAAATCCACTGGAAGGATTACATAGAGAAGGTTCCGTTACCGTAAGAAAACGGCATCTTGACGATGCAGTCCTGTTTTCCGGTATATTTTCATATATTTGCCGCCGCGCTTCGAGAACTGACTGTGCAGGCATTAATTTTGAGTTTTTTTTCTAAAAATCATCGTCATCGAAGAAATCGCCGTCATCAAAAAAGTCATCGTCGTCTGTAAAATCATCCGAAACGCTTCCGATAGGGACGGAGCCGTTGTTGCGTAAAGCATACAATTTATAAATATACCTGATATCGGCGAGTTTTTTTTCGATATTTTGTTTAAGAAGATTATTGAAAAAGGTATCGGTGGATAAGCCTTCACGTATATTCCCCTTTCCGAAACCGAGATCGTGGAACCGCTTGAGTTCGATGAGTCTGAAATAAATCCGCTGAAACCAGAAAAGACTTTTCTGTATCGCGTAGAGGTGCCCGATGATCGTCTTTTTTTCCTTCATCACCTCCATATTCGTACCCGTTGCACCTTTTTTATCTTCTTGTATCCATTTGTCGATAATATCCGATTCGGCAAAAAGCGCCCGGTAGGCTTCCGTGAACTGTGAAAGCCGCTTCTCGTATTCGGCGGCAAGCTTTTTGATCTGCAAAAGCGCGTTTCCTTTTAACAGCGTTACCTTTTTCGTGTACCAATCGTCCCTGTACGTCTCGACATCGGCAACCGGAACGTTCACCTCTTGTACGGCGGCTTCACTTCCCGCTTCGACGACCTTTCCCGGTTGGGCGTAAAGCCGTTTTCCCGAGGTATCCTTACACTCGACTCGTCCCTGCTTGCAGGTAACCAGCACCTCCCCGGTCGGAAGTGTGGTCACGGTAAATGCCGTCCCCCTGACCCCCATGGCGGTCTCGCCCGTATTCACGAGAAGATCCTGGCTTTTCGCGAGGGCGTCGACTTTCAACGCGATAGAACCCGCAAACATATCGAGCTGTGTCGTTTCCGTTCCATCGATCCTGTTGATATCGAATGTGAATGCCGTGTTTTCCTCGACGGTGATAATTGTCGCGGGACATCGCGCCGAGATCACTTCTATTTCCACCATACTATTTTCTTTTGTCGAAACGAGATCGTAATTCATTATTCTCGTTCCCGTATCGATCCGGGAAGCATCGAGTGAAACGGCGTTTCTTGTAATACCGACGTTTCCTTCGAGATAGGTGATTTCACCTTCTTCTCCTTCTCCCGGTTCTTTTCTTGTGATTGTTTCCTTCGAGGAATCATCCTGTACCGAAGAGGCCTTTTTGGAAATACCGTTACTCGTTGTCGCGCGGTCGGATGTCGAGGATTTTTCCGCTGTTATCTCACTTTCATCTTCTCCTGCCGCAGGTATCGCTTTTTCTTCATCACCTGGTGTCGTTGTATCGGGGAGTTCCTCTTTCCGGTCCCCGCCGGCAAGTGGTGCCGTCGTATCTTGCTTGCCCCGGCAGGATGACCATGGCAGAACAAGCGCTGTTATTATAAACAAATATATGTAGATTCTCATAATCTGCTCCTTATATGAGGCGATACATGCGTAATTAAATTCTAATGGATTGAATTATCGAAGTCAATAACGTGAAGGCCTTGATACAACAATAATTTATTTGTAATATAATATCGCTATGATTTCACACTATCCGGAGTTTTCGGAAATCGATATTTCAATGCGCGATGAATTACACCCCTGTTTCAGCGGGCTTTCCGATGGCATTTCCGAGTTTACGTTCGCCAATATATATCTTTTCAGGAAAAAGAATTCATTTCAAATAGCGGAATTGGAACAAGGGAAATATATTATAACGGGAAAAAGGAATAACGAATCATTTTTCCTGCTCCCTTTCGGAATTCCCGAAAAATCGATGCTCGAAGAAATGTTCGATCGCTATTCGTTATTGAAACTTGTTTCAGAGCCCCAGACCCGGATGCTCCGGGAGTATGGATATCATGTGAAGGAAGACAGAGATAATTTCGATTATATCTATCTGAGGGAACATCTGGCGGAACTGGAGGGAAGAAAATATCATAAAAAAAGAAATCTTATCAACGCATTCCTCAACAATTATAATTATACGGGAAAACGGATCAAGGCGGATAATGTGGGTGATGCGCTGCGGGTGCTCGATCTGTGGAGAGAATCGAGAGAGGAGGACGGAGACTATGCGGGGGCAAAAGAAGCCCTTTACCATATCGAGGATCTCAAGCTTTGCGGTTCCATCGTCTATGTTGACGGCAATCCGGCGGCATACACACTCGGTGAGGAACTCCAGGGGGGAACGTGTTTCGCGATCCATTTCGAAAAGGCAATCGGCGAATATAAAGGGCTTTATCAGTTCATTAACAAGTGTTTCGCGTCGTTTTTACCGGAAAAATACAAGACGATAAACCGCGAACAGGATATGGGAGACGAGGGCTTAAGGCAGGCAAAAATGAGTTACCGTCCTGTGGGTTTTATCAAGAAATACAGGGTGACACGGACCGTTCAATAGTAAGGGTCGATCGCGGGGCGGCCTGCGGGCAATTAAGAGAAATCGGTCTTGACAGGGACCATGTTCATATATTAAGATTGCGTGATTCGGTGTGATATGAAGTGGAATCAGGGAGTATCTTTTTGAAACGATGCGGTAGGTTTACATAATTATCCAAAGGAGGAAATGAGACGATGCCTATTTATCTCAAACTTATGAAAGGAAAAGGTTCAAAGGGGGAGATACTCGAGCTGGGTTTCTGTATGGATAATGATGAAGATATTTCAATCGATATCGAAACCGCCTTGAAAGAGGGGTTTACCACAACCCAGGAGACGTTCGACAGGCTGAAACGACTTTCGGAACTCGGACAAATGTACGAGGAAGTGGACAAATCACATAAACTGGAATTCCGGGATCTGGAAGAAAAAAAATAAAAATAATACTTTCCTTAAAATACTTATTCGTCAATAAGGATAATTTAAATGATTATTATACCTTCAATCGATATATTGAATGGTTCCTGCGTCCGCCTTTACCAGGGCAAATATAACCAGGCGACGGTATATTCGAAAGATCCTGTGGAGATTGCCCACAGTTTCGAAGATGCGGGTGCGCGGAGAATTCATATTATCGATCTGGATGCCGCCCGTGGTGAAGGACGGAATAACCGTAAAAAAATCGGACTCATAAGAAAGGCAGTCGGTGCGACCATTGAGGTCGGGGGGGGTATCCGAACACCGATCGATGTCGAAGAATTGCTTTCGATCGGTATTGATAAACTTATTCTGGGCACCGTTTTAGCGCAGCAGCCGACGGCGGTCGCTTCCTGGGTAAAAGAATATGGGGATGTTTTTATCGCGGGTATCGATGCTGTGAACGGGAATGTGAAGATATCCGGGTGGGAAGACAATGCCGGGGTCGACGATGTCGGTCTGGCGTGTGAGGCTAGAGACATCGGTTTTACCGGAATTATCTATACGAATATCGCCCATGACGGGGCATTGGACGGGCCGGATATTGACCGGACAGCCCTGATCGCGGAACAATCGAAATTACCCGTTATTCTTTCGGGTGGAATCGGTTCGGAGGCGGATGTGGAAGCGGTAGTACGGAAGGCCCATCCGGGTATTATCGGTATTATTATCGGTAAAGCGATATATGAGGGAAAGGTTTCGCTGCCCGGTCTTCTCGAATCCTATCATTGACGCAACGCACCGGCATCATCACGAAATTTCCCGGCAGGTGAACGAATACTTTCGGACGATGCCACTTGACTCTTTTTTCAATGCCCTTTATTGTTGCAGACAACGGGGGGGTGATTTCATGCATCCCCGTTCAAATCCTGATAAATATGGTATTGTTTCATTTTCTATTGATTCCGGAAGGTGGGACACACCAATATCGATACTAAAAAAAAGGAGTGTTTGATTATGATCGGTTGCCATCTGGGACGGATTTTTCAGGTAACTGTCGGGGGCGGGTCTTATCAGGAAGGACTGACCGCGGTTTTGCAGGGCGTTCCTGCGGGCATGAGTATTACGGAACCGGAGATCTACGCGGATCTTCTTTTGAGGAAGCCGGGAGCGGATGAACTGTCTTCACCGAGAAAGGAGCCGGATCTTCCGGTCATCTATTGCGGCGTGAACGCCGCCGATACGGTCGAGAACGCGGGAAATAAACATCTGACCAATGGCACGCCGCTCTGTATTCTCATCCCCAATCTCGACAGGCATTTCATTCATATAAAACAATATCAGGATACAAACCGGACCCCGCGGCCGGGACATGCCTCATTCGCATCGTTCAACAAGTACGGACTCGCGGATGATGCGATTGGCGCGGGAATTTTCTCCGGGAGATACTCGAGTACCATCGTCGCCGCGGGTGCCGTGGCCAAGAAAATCCTTGCTGCCTGCGGCATCAGGATTTGTTCGTATGTTAAAGAAGCGGCGGGCGTCAACTGCGGTGATATCGTCCATGATGTCGCCTTCAGATACACCGAATCCTATAAAAAAATGCGGCGGGATTACGATCCCTTTTATCAGGAGATTTATGAAAAAGGACGGATTCATGCCGATATGCGTTTTCTCGAAAAAATGAGTGTATTTGCAGAGATCGAGAAGGAAATCGATCAGGTCAGGGAAAAGGCACCGGCAATAAAGGAAGAGGAAATTCTTGAAAAGTACAGGGTACATCATATTGTCAATTGCCCGGATATTTCGGCCGCAAAGGAAATGGTCGAAGCGGTAAACAGGATAACGGCGACGGGTGATTCGAGCGGCGGTATTGTCGAGATTATCGTCGATGGTGTTCCCGTCGGACTGGGAGAACCGGTCTTTTATAAACTCGATGCGGAACTCGGAAGAATGCTCGGCATCGGAGCGGTCAAGGCAGTCGAGATAGGGGCCGGAATAAAGGTCAAAGATATGACCGGCTACGAATGCAATGATCAGATGCGTTCGGAAAAGGGGAAGGTAATATTCGATTCAAATAACGCCGGCGGAATCACGGGGGGGCTTGCCACCGGACAACCCCTCGTCATTCGTTGTACCGTCAAACCGACACCGACAATCAATAAAAAACAGCATACAATCGACAAATATACCCTCGAAAACAGGGATCTCGGTGCTATTACACGACGTGACCCGACTATCGTTGCCAGAATCTGGCCCGTTGCCGAAAATTATACGGCCCTTGTCGTCCTTGACAATCTCATTGCGCATTTCGGGTACCAACGATTGCAGGAGATTATGCGGCAGGAATCAAAACAGTAACATGGCGTTCACATAAATGCACCAAATACCGGTATATTGATAGAGGAACCGCCTTTATACTTATGGAACGATGAAGAGCTTACCGGATTTTGTAAAAAACACGCTGTCACCGCGATTCGGTGCCGATCCCCCGTCCATTATCTTTTTGGGTGGGGGTCAGGACTGGTCGGACGGGATAGTGTTTCGGTTCGAACATAGTGAGGGTGAACGTGTTATAAAGTTTGTCGATTTTGCACAAACGGATGATAAAGCGTTGTTCCGCATGGAAGAAAAGATTTTGTATATAAAACGGATGTCGGAAAGCGGAACGAGCGTCATTGAACCCGAATTGTCGGTCAACGGGAATCATTTTGAGATATGTTCTTTTGAAGGAAAAAACTGGCTCGCTTATTCTTATCCGTATGTCCCCGGAAGACCGGTGAATGCGGGCGATACTGTTGTCAGGAACGGCATGTTTCACAGACATATCGGCACGATCCTCGGGAAATTACATACCGTTGCATCGGAATTACCGGAAGAAGGGTTTACCGCTAATAAAAAGAAGCAGAGTCTGCTGTCTGACTGGACGGAGGAATGGGAGTTCTTCCGCTCGTGGTGCCGGGATGATGAAGTGGGTTCGGCCTGGGAAAGGTTGAAGCATGCCGTTCTGCGTCTTGATGTCGAGCGAAAAGTCTACGGATTCATACACAATGATGCCCATGCCGCGAATTTTATCTTCAATCCGGCTTCGGCAACAGGACAGGAGCGTAATAAATTCGATCTCACCCTGATTGATTTTGATGTGGCACGATTCCATTTTTTTACCTGCGAAGTCGCGGCGGCCCTGTATTCATTCGTCAGCCTCGAAACCGGCGGGCTGGAAACCATACGGACACTCGATAAAGATCGGAAGCGGTTTTTATATTCATCTTTTATGAAGGGGTACGAACAATTCAGGAGTCCCTTGCCGGAGTGGCTGGATCATCTGAGGTTGTTCATTCAATACAGGCGTTGTCTTCTCTTCATGCCGTTCCAGGAACAGACCGCAAAATATCCTGCCTGGCGAAAACGCTGGAAGAAGCGGATCATGGAGAATGATAAAAAGCTGTTTGGCTGATGATGCCGTTTGTCGTCGGTTTTTTCGAGAAAAAACACCCAACCTCGATAAGGAGATTGGGTGTTTTCCCGTCGTTGCATATCCTGTTAGCCGGCCGGATGCATACACCCGGTTTTTCCGTTACATGCTTTGTTGATAACAAGTTTTTCATTTATTTTATCAACGAAACTTTTTTGTATTCCCTGTGCCGTGAGTTCGAGCGCGATATATCGTTTGTTATTTTTTTGTATCATTTTAAAATAATACAAGAACATGAGAAGACATATCATCGTAAACGATAATAAAAGCACATTGATTTTTCCGTTCGTTATTTTTCCGACAATATCGCACAACGGCATTCCGGCGGACATTATTATCGCCCCGCCTAAATTTCCTTTGGGCGCGGCACCAAGCCTGTACGCCATTTCATGCGACCAGGGTTTTGCGAAGAAATTGACGATATGAGTGAATGTTCCGGATTTCTTCATCAAAGAAACAATGGGACGCGCCAGCACATAGTAGCCCGTCATGACATCGGGCCGTGTTTTATGCAGCAATGCGCCGAATTCAGTATCCGCTCTGAAAACCCATTCCTCCATCAATCCCTGCCTGTATAATTCCGTGCATATAATCGTCGCATCACCGATATCGCTGAAGAAATCGCCGATATTTTCGGCGACATCGATACCGAAGTCGCCGAGGCCGTCGACGAAATCGCTGCCCGCTTCCCACACGGCGCGGCCGGCGGCCTCAAAGGCCTCAACCGAATCGACGAATCCTTCGGCGATTGCCGTCGAGGCGTCGATAAATCCGCCGAGGGCGGCTTCTCCGATTGAGATAAAACCTTCCCTGACGGCATCCGCCCCGGAAATAAAACCGTCGACAAGGGCAGTGGTGACGTCCATGAATCCATTGGCCACGGCTTCGACACCCGTGATGAACCCATTGGTCAACGCGGTCGTGACATCCATGAAACCGTTGGCGACCGCCTCGACCCCGGTAATAAATCCGTTCGCGATCGCGGAGGTGACATCGATCAATCCGTTGGCGACCGCCTCGACCCCGGTGATGAATCCCTCTCCGATGGCCTCCGCTACCGTAATGAAGCCCTGTGCGACCGCTTCGACCCCGGTGATGAATCCTTCACCGATCGCCTCGGCGACGGTAATGAATCCCTCCCCGATCGCTTCGGCGACATCGATAACTCCTTCACCGATAAGTTCGGCCGTATCGGCTATTTCGTTGAAATCTATCTGGAAACTCAGGTCGATCTCCACTCCCAGTATCAACTGGATCTCCCCGGAAATCCCGACAGTGAGTGTTCCGTCGCTGAAGCCGAATTCCCCGCCCACTCCGAATTCCACCGCGGCACCTGCGCTGACGCCGCCGCCGCCGTTCATCCCGATTCCGGCAACCTGGCCTTCGGCGTAATACGCCGCGTTCGCGGATACGCCGGCGCCGAGATTCATATCCCCCTCGGCACCGTAATCACCGTCGCCGTAATGAACGCCGCCTTGTCCGTCGACATAGGCATAAGCCGATGCACCGACGGCGCCTCCGGCACCCGCCGAAGTTCCGGGAATGGCCGCCAGTCTGACTTCCCCGTCAGCCGAAAGCGAGACATTCGCCTGTACCCCCGCATACGCCTCAACGGTAAAGTCTTCATCGGTCGCCTGGAAATGGGCTTCAAGTTCCGCCGAGACATATGCTTCCGCCGTTACCGTGCCCGTCGCCGTTACGGCATTCCCCAGGGTAACCGATCCGCCCGCCGTCGCCACGGCTCCGGCTTCAATATATGCCCGTGCGCCCATGCGTACTCCATCGGGGCCGACCGTTAAAGCGGCATCGAATCCCGCGTCTGCGTATAACCGGGCATTGGCGTAACCGCTGATACGGGCCGCCCCGTTCAATGCTTCCATCTGGGCGTCTGTTGCGACATATGCACTGATATGCATGCCGCCGCTGACGCTGAAACATGTCGTTGAATGGTCAAGACTGATTATGTTGTTCTGAATGTCCCGAACCGGAATCGCATAGACGCCTTTGTCCACGGGAATGGAATTATTGGGGATAACACCGGCAGGCAGGTCCGAGACGAGTATTAAGGTGTTCGGATCCAGAGGCTGGTTCAGGAAAGACGAAAGATCGATGTCCGTCGTATAATCGCGGCTCGATACGAAACCGTCGTCGAATCGGAGGTGATCGACAACGATCATGTTTACCCTTGTGATCATGCCCGGGTCGTCAATGGAGGAGATTTCCAGTACATTGCCGATACGTTTGACGGTGAAGTCGCTTCGTCTGCCGTCGAACCGAATAACGGTATCGCCGTTGTTCGCCACATACATATCATTTGACACCGGGACGAAGATTGTCCGGACGGCCCTTACGCCCCTGCAATCGGATGAGCCTTCGAGCGTCACATTGATTTGAAATGATTCGTATTGCCCGTTGATGTCCAGAGAAAGACCCGTCAGGTCCTCTTTGGCCAGAACGGCGCACCCATCGGTATAAAGGATTTCGCTTCCATCCGGCCGTATCAATGAGACCCCGGAAGGGAGACCGGATAGAGTGATTCGGACATTTCTTTTCAACAGGGGATTGACGACAATATCGAGAGGGATACGGCCCTGTACGGCTTCACCGTTCACAACATCGATGCCGAAGTCGCCCGACTGTGCAAAAAGAAGGGTATCATTCGTCGGGGTTATATACAGATGGAGCGGTGTACTCCATTTATGCAGTTTACGATGTGTTTTATAAAATGCTGTCACCTTGAGATTGAGTTTTCCGAAAAAACCGGGACGCACGTCAAGGCATATCGTGTTGTCGAGCAGCGTTTTTGCGTCAAGCAGCTGGAAATATTCTCCATTCTTGTCGAGTTGCGGCATACTGCCTTCTTTGACAATAACCGATTGAGGTAATCCGCTGATAACCACCGTCTGGATATCGAGATGCCGGTTCATGCGGGGGAGAGCGACTGGAATTGAACGGCCGGATTCCATGACGGGATAATTAACAAGAATATCCTCAACATCGAAGAACCGGAGGGTTTCTCCTTTCGGTGTTGTTATTACCCCGCTGATCGTGTCGGATGTCGACCTGAACATTAAGTATGAATAAAGCGGCTGCCGGGAACCGCCGTCGGGCGTGATTTTCCACCCTTTGATGGTGAGCACACGGTCCA harbors:
- the cadA gene encoding cadmium-translocating P-type ATPase, whose product is MDINGSRHSGHGGGHVAHHRMMIMDFRRRFYVSLFATIPVLILSDFIQNLLHYSLIIPGSRYIVFTLSTFIYFYGGWPFLKGFKDELSKKLPGMMTLIAVAISVAYAYSGVVTFGFEGTPFYWELATLIDIMLAGHWIEMRSVVSASAALEKLAGLMPDIAHRKTGDAINDVPLKEIKKDDVIVVKPGEKIPSDGIVVAGTGYVNESMLTGEARPVKKGEGDRLVGGSLNDDASFEMRVSGTGEDSYLAKVVAMVRDAQAEKSRTQALSDKAAMWLTIIAIAVGITTLIAWLLSGRGLQFSIARMATVMVITCPHALGLAIPLVAARSTALSARNGLLIRNRTAFENSRKITTVLFDKTGTLTKGSFEVSDVAVYDGAFDERSVIGLAAALETQSGHPIAKGIVEKAKAMGVRIEPVSQFREIKGRGVEGSVDGRRVIVAGPGYLKETGLQEPGGGEKSTGETRVFLIADDKPVGSIALSDAIRPESRKAIKKLKDRGIECLMMTGDNRWAAEKVSGELGMDGFFAEVLPDQKLEKVRELQERGEYVAVTGDGVNDAPALAQAQVGIAVGSGTDVAAETADIVLVNNNPLDVAELILFGRATYRKMVQNLVWATGYNVVAIPLAAGVLYGAGFVLSPEIGALLMSLSTVVVAVNAGFIKIRKD
- a CDS encoding YHS domain-containing protein, which produces MEKDIICGMDVDPKKTGIKATYKNKTYYFCSPGCKAAFEKEPDKYVAP
- a CDS encoding SHOCT domain-containing protein, with translation MTFYKSVFIPMILIVMTPFFLSADEGSHDLSVDDVLGEIRAEQGVNLNREIDPEEVSDPLLEKLGEAYMNLMVPDERQHEWMDRMMGGEDSESLEAMHRMMGYRYLTGGGFRGREYRGMMGGMPMMGGYGYYGGGMHPFLFQWWWWPLIVLILAGVVTVIVAVFRRGKHAGPAPLEILKARLAKGEITKEEFDALKQDIL
- a CDS encoding FecR domain-containing protein encodes the protein MRIYIYLFIITALVLPWSSCRGKQDTTAPLAGGDRKEELPDTTTPGDEEKAIPAAGEDESEITAEKSSTSDRATTSNGISKKASSVQDDSSKETITRKEPGEGEEGEITYLEGNVGITRNAVSLDASRIDTGTRIMNYDLVSTKENSMVEIEVISARCPATIITVEENTAFTFDINRIDGTETTQLDMFAGSIALKVDALAKSQDLLVNTGETAMGVRGTAFTVTTLPTGEVLVTCKQGRVECKDTSGKRLYAQPGKVVEAGSEAAVQEVNVPVADVETYRDDWYTKKVTLLKGNALLQIKKLAAEYEKRLSQFTEAYRALFAESDIIDKWIQEDKKGATGTNMEVMKEKKTIIGHLYAIQKSLFWFQRIYFRLIELKRFHDLGFGKGNIREGLSTDTFFNNLLKQNIEKKLADIRYIYKLYALRNNGSVPIGSVSDDFTDDDDFFDDGDFFDDDDF
- a CDS encoding DUF2156 domain-containing protein, which gives rise to MRDELHPCFSGLSDGISEFTFANIYLFRKKNSFQIAELEQGKYIITGKRNNESFFLLPFGIPEKSMLEEMFDRYSLLKLVSEPQTRMLREYGYHVKEDRDNFDYIYLREHLAELEGRKYHKKRNLINAFLNNYNYTGKRIKADNVGDALRVLDLWRESREEDGDYAGAKEALYHIEDLKLCGSIVYVDGNPAAYTLGEELQGGTCFAIHFEKAIGEYKGLYQFINKCFASFLPEKYKTINREQDMGDEGLRQAKMSYRPVGFIKKYRVTRTVQ
- the hisA gene encoding 1-(5-phosphoribosyl)-5-[(5-phosphoribosylamino)methylideneamino]imidazole-4-carboxamide isomerase, whose product is MIIIPSIDILNGSCVRLYQGKYNQATVYSKDPVEIAHSFEDAGARRIHIIDLDAARGEGRNNRKKIGLIRKAVGATIEVGGGIRTPIDVEELLSIGIDKLILGTVLAQQPTAVASWVKEYGDVFIAGIDAVNGNVKISGWEDNAGVDDVGLACEARDIGFTGIIYTNIAHDGALDGPDIDRTALIAEQSKLPVILSGGIGSEADVEAVVRKAHPGIIGIIIGKAIYEGKVSLPGLLESYH
- a CDS encoding chorismate synthase — encoded protein: MIGCHLGRIFQVTVGGGSYQEGLTAVLQGVPAGMSITEPEIYADLLLRKPGADELSSPRKEPDLPVIYCGVNAADTVENAGNKHLTNGTPLCILIPNLDRHFIHIKQYQDTNRTPRPGHASFASFNKYGLADDAIGAGIFSGRYSSTIVAAGAVAKKILAACGIRICSYVKEAAGVNCGDIVHDVAFRYTESYKKMRRDYDPFYQEIYEKGRIHADMRFLEKMSVFAEIEKEIDQVREKAPAIKEEEILEKYRVHHIVNCPDISAAKEMVEAVNRITATGDSSGGIVEIIVDGVPVGLGEPVFYKLDAELGRMLGIGAVKAVEIGAGIKVKDMTGYECNDQMRSEKGKVIFDSNNAGGITGGLATGQPLVIRCTVKPTPTINKKQHTIDKYTLENRDLGAITRRDPTIVARIWPVAENYTALVVLDNLIAHFGYQRLQEIMRQESKQ